The Styela clava chromosome 3, kaStyClav1.hap1.2, whole genome shotgun sequence genome includes the window TTCTTGTACATTGACTGGAAATTCTATAGAATAAATCAAAGACAGGTTATTGTAAAGTATAGATATAcacaaaaataaagtttttcatcgatagaaaataaattttttaatgacaAAACTGAATGTTAATTATTCAAAATCTAACACGCTTTGCTACTTGAAACTTGCATATCACACTGAACATAATGTAAGCTCGGAATGAAAATTTGTATGATATTTAATGCTTCAGAAAGCATTTGAAGTTATATtaagtatttacatatttaatttataaagcTCGAGTGGAAAGAAAAACAATTAATTACCTTGAAGCCTTCCAACTCATTCTGAACATTGCGTAAATTTTCATTCACGTCATTCTATAAAAATTGAATGTACGtttgatgatattttattttgtgaaatactaaaaaaattgAGTTGTAGTAAAATTACTTTTAATTTAGAACCAGGGATGTATTAGGTACATTATACGTATGATTGACTATCAGAATGAACTATAGACATTTGGGCCGGAATTATTTCTATTGATGGAGGTTTCCGTTGTTTGTGCGAATAGCaaagttaattttgaaaaaagaacaacagttttattttaaaggatTTAGGATTTCTCGGCCAATTCCTTAAAATCTATAAGGTAGGGCAAAAATGTGTAGGCAATTTTACGgctatttaattaaaaaaaggtctattgtttaaaaaaatttttaatttcgtgCATTCAGTATTAACGTAAACTACTTACAAATTTTTCGTTTTGCTCTGCTATTATTTCAGCTTGACTTTTGACTTGTTCATCGAATTCCtcctaataaaataaaaaccaaaaaaataaaaaacaacagcATTTTCGAACTCTTTATTtgcaattgaaattttattattttgtgataagaatattattgaaataatattaaaaacacgTACATGATATAGCAGTGATCAAATATTGACAGAGAAGTGCGGTCGATCAGCTTCGAATTTGGATTTAAAAAGCACCTTGCACTGGTATGAACTACggttttggcttttttcaacattttttttttaatagaatatttgattatcaattaaaaattcgAGAGTGTATGATATGAATATGAAATACTCACCAACTTCTTATTTTGCTCTGCCATTATCCCAGCTTGATTTTTGACTTGGTTATTGGTTTCTTcctaaaaaattaattaacgcGGAGTAGTAACAATAGAAAAGctttaaaacattttgaactGATTTAATGTTATTCACTCATATTCTTCAtcagattaaaataaaactaatattGGAAACACGTTCTTaaattcagtggttctcaaactttttaagacgCGCCCCTGTTTTAGAATTTATCAAGTCTATGAACTATGGTTTGGgcatttttcaacatttttgttttaaatagaATATCTGATTATCTATTGAAAAATTCGAGAGTGTATGATATGAAATACTCACCAACTTCGTATTTTGCTCTGCAATTATCCCAGATTGATTTTTGACTTGGTTATTGGTTTCTTcctaaaaaattaattaacgcggggtaaaaataaaaaagcttAACAAAAGTTTTAAACAGATTTAATGTGTTTTTGATCAGATTAATATTTAAACTAATATTGGAAACACGTTCTTgaattcagtggttctcaaactttttaagactCGCCCCTGTTTTAGAAATTATCAAGTCTAGCGCCCACCCCCTCAACCtgaaaaataactagctaacaataagctacaaataacagatagtaaagcgaAGGTATGGTAATATccaaaatgaggaaataaaattttcaaaaatagggCAGACAAGATCTTCACGCTCTCTCAAAAAATTGTATATGCCTCatcgtttgagaaccgctgAATCTAGACATTATAGAGGTCGTATGTGATACAAAGAAATACCCTATAAATTTAAATACTCTACTTGTGCTATCGACATTATCAATAGTAATTGGTTTTGACGCCTATTATCttaaataaaagaatatataattcaaaattaatataaaatgcTTACCAACTTGTTGTTTTGGTCTCCTATCAGTTTCTTTGTTTGCTCCTGAAGAAATAAACAACGCGGAATAAACCAATCAACCTGTTTCAAACTTTCGGTTTAGGATTTAattttgtgatatcataaaatacatatttgttGTATCTATCTCTGATGGAATCGGATCTATGGGAGAACAGAATTTTATAGGATTCCAATATATTAGTTTTAATAATTCTAGCGcttatttcagataattttatAAGCTCGAATTAGATATACGTCGCAAATATATCatcaaaataattatatataaataaagattCTTGATTTGTCAAAGTCATAAATACATGACtttatacataaatacatacATGATACATAAATACATAACTTTATTtggtgcttccgaagtatgcgaaccaagatggcggacatcggaacgtaacatgggtaacaggttagggttaggcaataattttttccaattttctatattttagtcctattatcagttcgaagctagccaagagcctcccgtagtatttatacctaatattatggcctaatcctaacctagtacacatattacattccgatgtccgtcatcttggttcgcatacttcgggagccccctttaTTTGCCCGGTTTTGTagtgaaaaaaattttgattgattGCCAAAATGAATTTGATATTAACATTTGCGTACCGTAGAAAGACAACCGCATGAATTtctttgaaaaaacaaaatcaccAAGGGAAAGATAAAATTCTCACttggaatttatttatttgctcaAGCAATATTCTCAGCATTAGTTCACTTGCATCGCCGGACGGAGGAAGAATCGGCACAGCCATCTAAAATAATAGACTATTATGAATCCTTTGacataaatgaaataaatgttgACATTTCaagttatattatattatatatagcatATACCAGGCGTGGCCGAaacgtcgatcgcgatcggcCGGTCGATCTCCAGGTCTCGAGTATttgatcgcgtctgatgttgagtgaatttaataacatatcCCAAGTAATTACCTTGAACCAATCTCATGCTGAgcctgttgtgtgttttaaaacggTATACGtaatacagtactgtacatgtGCAAAATACGTCATACACATACAGTACTTAGGTTTGGCCAAGCGAGTTAGATCATATTTTCACGCcacaaatgcaagtttttccgctgccaaggtttagaaATGAACTTGCCGAATATCGGGTGTCTTGAATGACGAACtatcctacaataacttctgACGTATTCTAAAAATATCGCCTCACTTCTATAATAAAGTGATAAAATTTTTGGAAACTGTAGTAGTTTGGGGATCGACGAATTCTTGTGGCGATTTTTAGGAATGCGGCCAAAGAGtcaatttcgaatttttttgGATGCGTGTGTTCAGTTATCTGCATTcaatattcatttgtttttgtgcATGAACTTATAACCGATCAGTCGaacgcgagctattttgaagattttagatTTTGAAGATtatagtcgatcgcggtcgaaagcaggttgaccacccctggtatataccaacaaatgaaattattggtgatattaatttttgatatgtCTTACATAAGTTTTATGTTGAAGATCAAAAACAAAAGACAAAGTGCCGAAAGCTTTCAATGAAACAAGCGGTGCACTAATTacatcatattaaaattaaaagttttgATAAATACGAGACATACTTGAATCAAAGTTACCTCACTGTGTTTtctatatattattaaacatgGAGCGGTGTCATATTTATTTTCCTTCCTTccttatttatttaattttcaaactgaCGAAAAATAAGTTTTGAATTAGATGTAGATATGAATCGttttaaaattgttgttgttgttgcgtTGTGCtgtgaaaatcaattttttcaccACTACAGTTCGGATCAATGTCACATTTTGaacaaattgataaaaattgagTCTCATAAAGTTATTAATTCATTTTAACAGTTACTTTCATTGGTTTCGGTAGTAATACTACTTCCGCGAATATTGCTCCGTCAGATCTGTACGTcattttttatcgttttttaaaGTGATTTCTTGCTAATGATAACCCTATATAACAAAAATATCCTCACCTGATTGGTATGATTCTCTTCACTGGACagcttttcattttcattttcatcAGTGTTCGACATAgtagataattttaaaatttttatatcaaatctatacaaaaaaaatgtcaaaatcatatttttaaatctgaTAAAACTGGTAAggctattttttcaaataataataattttcaaataattttttcaagttATATTGACAGACACAGTTATGCAATTTTATAAAAACCACACAATACAAATTTCTTTGTTTGCTTTGTAAATTTCAGATGCCAGACTGATACACAAATATTTGACTGCATTTAAATACATTCCAGaccagaaaaaaacattttgggGAACGTAGCAAATTTGTGTTTTACGGACATAGATTTTCATTTTCTCTTTTATATTAgttaaaaattttttattttggcgCTCCGGAGTATGTgtgccaagatggcgcacaacctgaaccctaacctggtacacatactatgttcaggttgtgcgccatcttggtacacatacttagggagaaccgttttttttttatatttattccggATGCTATCGAACGatcataatataaatatgccGGAATGACCACATGAATTATTACCATCAACCACAGTTCTGGATATTGGCAACCTATGCTAATACAAATATTAGATCATTCCTTGTAAATATAGATATAGATTTTatgcataaataatttttttcgaaataaaattatttctgttTATTCACTTGACCTTGATAAGTGTTATCCTTGTTAATAATTTGTTTCTTTCCGTATATGGACTAGATTTTGTTATAGGAACCCGTtgaattagttttcaaaaaagCGCCCAATGAAGAATTTTAAATCGCCATATCCGATTTGATTCACTTGTATATATTTAAGATTACAACTTTTAATACTTACACCAGCGCAGGCACTGGAATATTGATCTTTGCTTTAATACAAAGGAGCAAAATAATACGCCTACAGAATGACTGCATAACGAAACCACGAGATCATATTATTATTACCACCCACTTCCAATATATTATCGAATATGGAGAATACTGATAAAATAATGCAAATTTCTGAGTAAATTACTGTTTTTGGGCATGTTAAgttcttgaaaataaatactGACCTTTTCTCGAGGCAGGGAAGTGTTGATGTCAAATTATGTTTAACTGCACAGAATATAAGGCTCTATTTTATCATATCGTGCTAAAGTTCTTTCATCTATTTAAAGGGCAATGCGTATGACTTGaactatgatatatatattactgaATATGGCTTATAAGTATGCATTATGTGCGGGGCTTGATGCAGTCCGGCGCATGTCTCTGATTCACCTTAAATAATAATTAGTGATTGCTAATTCATGCAGTTCCTTATTTCAAACGTCACAATAACCTATGACTTACTGAGACCACGCGGTAAATACCGTGGGCAGTTATACACAATAACGTcctataataaaataaaataaacgaaTTGTAACGAATATAGTATCATAGGTATATACCATAAGTATAGGTATAACATTAACTTTCATCTAGCAATGGAACATTATTGAAGGAGATATATATGCACCGCGTGCATAGCCGAgatttgtaaaattaaaatatgtccTAATGTACTGACCAACCTACTGCATTAACCGAAAGTGATCTTCCATCGTTAATTTGTTTGGTtgttaataataaatcattTGGTTTAGTCGAGGACGAATATTATGTATCAAAAGTTGCTCAAATTTGGTCGGAATAACCTTAAGATAccatattaatttgaatattagaTGGGTACATTCAAACGATTGTTTATACACATGTTACACCTAAAAAGTATTTTTACATGCAGTCACTGCCATGCAAAGAGATATCTTGCTACGCAACCTCACAAATCCACTTTGAACCTATGCTCTTTATGGCTTTCATCGCTGAAGGTATTCAAAATACTATTGCTGCACAATCTAAAGGAGAGCAAgcagatatttttcagataataTCATTGTCtgcaaaacataaattgaaatttccgATCGAAATAGAAAACTTAAAGGATTTAGTATGCCACGAATCAAATGTATAATAATAGCAAGTTGCTCATCATGCAGTGGAACAGTCGAGGTATTTATCGCAAAATAAACGAACTAAAGAAATATATACCGTCTATGAAACGAATGCCTGATTTAATTTTGCTTCAAGAGACTCATCTAATTGCGAAATATTCCCCTCGAATTAATGGATACAATTTGATAAGGAAAGACCGATCTTTATATGGCGGAGgtgtttgtatatttattagcAACAAGCTTTCATACGCACGCGGAAAAACAATTAAATCCATTGGCGATGGAAATGCAGTGCATTGACGTCTGTGGATATGACAtcgtcaatatatatatttcaccgAGCAATTTTATATCGGAATCTGAAATGGCACGCGCCATCCCTTTCTCCAGAAACAAAACTTTAATTTTGGGAGATTTGAATAGTCACCACCATTCATGGGGAAGTAAAATTAACAATACCCGTGGTAACTATCTGGCAAATATAATCGATAGACACGATCTTGTGATACTCAACACACAACATCCAACAAGACTCAATACAGCTGTCAACTCGCATCCAGATCATCGATGGTCATTACTAGATCTATCTATAGCTTCTCCAGACATCGCACAACAATGTCATACAAATGTAGCAAATGATTTTCTGGGAAGCGATCATTGTATTGTTACAACATCAGTGAACGTAAGAAATATTAAATCAGAACATTTTATAGCATCTTGGCGATTTAAAAAAGCTGACTGGTTAAAATTTTCAAACCTAATTTTATCATTAGTGCCTCGTATCACCAATACATTAGAAATCGATAGCTTCAACAATAGTTTTACATCTGAGCTCATTCACGTGGCCAACAAATCAATTCCTAGATCTAAAGTTGGAATTATGAAAAGGTCAGTACCATGGTGGACAAATGACTGCGCAAAAGCCATTCGACTCAGAAAAGCCGCGTATATGAAAATGAAGAGGACCTTTCACGGAATAGATATTATATACTTCAAAAAGATGAGAGCTAGTGCTCGGAAGATAATACTAGCAGCAAAACGAAATTGTTGGCAAGAATTCTGCGACTCGATTAACTCGCCAACCCAATTTTCGAAAATTTGGAAAATGGTACACGCGTTTACGAACTCGCCAAGAAATTACAATATTCCTACGCTTTCGGATCCAAATGGTGCTTCTGTCACAAGTGATTATAATAAGGCAAATCTACTGGGGTCTACATTTCAAACTGTGAGCAGTACTGCAAATTATAAAAATCAGTTTTTGGATAGGAAACGAAACTTTGAGATTGGTATGTATCAAGTAATCAAATTGAACCTCGACTATAAGAACCCATTGAATGTTCCGTTTACTATGCACGAATTAAAAAATGTGCTACAATCGCGTAAAAGTACAGCGCCCGGCCAGGATCAAATAGGTTATCCTATGATAAACAATTTACCACAAGAAATTATCCCCACCTTGTTACAGCTTTTTAACCGATCGTGGTCCGAAGGGCGTGTACCGAGAGCGTGGCAGCATTCGATTGTGGTACCGATACTCAAATCAGGGAAGAAAGACAACTCGCCGTCATCTTATCGCCCGATATCTCTTACGAGTAATCTTTGCAAAGTCATGGAACGAATGGTGGCCAACAGATTGAAATGGTTTCTTGACAGGTTTAATTTGATTCACGAAACACAATCTGGTTTCAGGTCGAATAGATCAACATTGGACAATATTATTAGTCTGCACGATGATATATACAAGGCTCTTTCAAGCAAGCGTCACGTTATTGCAGTTTtcattgatattgaaaaagcaTACGATATGGTTTGGCGTGAAGGACTAATTTATAAGCTTCATAACATTGGTATAAAGGGTCGAATCTTATCGTggattaaatcatttttatctaACCGGTTTTACCAGGTACGGGTTGGTTCTACTTATTCTAACAGTTTTAAATCGGAAAATGGGATTGTTCAAGGTAGCCTGATAAGTCCTTTGCTTTTTACAATTATGATAAATGATCTTCCAAAAAATATATCCTCGACATCCAGAACATTCGCTGACGATTGCGCCGCATGGAAGATTGGTTTAAAAATCAACGAACTTATTTCGGATATGCAAATGACATTAAATCAAATCAGTTCGTGGTGTCAAGCGTGGGGATTTAACATCTCAATGACAAAATCGTGTGCTGTATTGTTTTCAAGATCACATTAACCTCCACCATTGCATCTCTACATTGATGGACAGGAGTTGCCGGTTAAATCTGAGTATAAATACCTTGGCGTTATATTCGACAACAAATTGAAGTATAAAGCTCATGTAGAACATATAACACACAAATGTGATGAAAGATTAAATCTGTTGAGACTTTTGACAGGCACAACATGGGGAGCTTCCCGAGAAACTCTGCTTAAATTATACAGGGCATTAATACGGTCAATAATTGAATACGGAATAGAAGCTTATTATTTTGCACCAAAGTATGTAATTAGGAAAATATCgctgttacaaaataaatctcTTCGTGTTTGCTGTGGCGCTTTGCCAAGCACCCCGATCTGCTGCCTAAATGTTACCTGTAGAGAGATTCCGATTAAATTTCGTCACCGACAGGCTTGCATGAGATATAAGAGCAAAATTTTATCGATTACGCAATATCCGAATACCAACATAATAGAACAAACATGGCACGAGCTTTACCCGAAGTCACCCTTGTTTCAAACCTTTAACATGCTAACCACATCGGATGTTTTCAAGCAAATTTCGGTTAATCGTGTACCCCCTCTTCAGTCACCTCCTTGCGAAATGGAACTTCCAAATATTGATGTGTCGCTCGCGAATATTATTTCGAAAACAAATCCGTTACCTATAAGTAAACTAATATGTGATGAATATATTACTGAGAATTACAGTCAATACTTGTTAATTTATACGGACGGATCAAAGACGGATACAGGATGTGGTtcatcattttgtattttaaagtaTGACGTCTCCAAATCTTTTACACTTGACAAAAAATTAAGTTCGTTCACAACTGAACTTTATGCCGTGTACAGAGCATTGCTTTGGATAACTTTGCATCGGCCGTCACGTGTTTTAATTTTGACCGATTGTCTGAGCCTTTTACAAGGATTAAGTAAAATTTACTTTGTTAATCAtatgttgttttttaaaattaaaactattcTATCTTCCCTCAGGAGCCAAAATATTTTCGTAGATTTCGTGTGGATCCCAGGACATGTTGGAATTGCTGGCAACGAAAGAGCAGACAAACTAGCAAAAGAAGCAACAATGGACGGAAGTATTTTAACGTCTGTCATCAATTTCTCGAAAAACGAAGCAAAGTCAATTATTAATGCGAAGTGCGAAATGGAATGGAATAACTATAATATCACACTAGAAAAAGCTCaacatttcaaattattcttCCCATCGATTAAAATACATAATTCCTGCAAATTATCTAGAAGATATGAAATACCATTGTTCAGACTACAAACAGGCCACTGTCGTCTGAACTTTCATCTTCATAAAATTGGACTCCACGAAAATGGATTTTGCAACACCTGCACGGAAAACGAAACCGTCgaacatttaatattaaattgtccCCGTTATAACTTCCCAAGATCAATTTTACTTAATAATTGCAAAGAACTGAATATAGGCCCCGTGAATATTATCAATTTGCTAACAAATCCCAGAATTATATCATTTGTTATAGAATACGTCCTCGTAACGGGTCGAAGCATTTGAGCACCAAACGCTTAATATCACAGTCCTGGTGCACAAAACTAAGCTAGTTATAAGcaccattaaaataataatataataataataaccgCAGTAGACCGCACTGTCATTTTGGTATTTTGTTTTACGTTATGCACGCAGAGTTCAGGGACTCCTAAAATTATATTCGTAGACTGCTGACTACTAATATTATTATCACTTGTTAATATATCTAATTACAGTTAGGTAATCCTATATAAAAGGATATGAAGTACTGTAAttgatatattcatttataaattCCGTTGACTGAATTCGGTTATCGTGGGTGTCAGTCCTTAGAATAAGTCAAAAACAATCACGACCGATGCCAGTAGCGCTTCTATTTTCGATGTTTTCTAAAGCCTCTCACTCTCTTGATTATTACACGACCGTGAATACACACACCAAGTTTGTTTCAACGCTACCATTATgttactatatatattataaatatcaatTATGGCCAGGGATGAGTTGCAGATATACATAGTCCAACAGCTTCGTGACCCATCGTTGGTATTATAACACTAAATTAAATAATCGATTAGTTGTAATAAATATGGTTAATTAGTAATCAAGCAATTTCGGTCAATATTACTTTAATGCCACCACATAAATAGAAAAttcctcaaatatttttttgctgaaaatGTTTGATATTTGGCATTTTTGTAGATATTTTGATACCAGGGACCACGACTAAAATATGAGAATTGAAAGTCTTTATTCCAGGAAAGCAGTGGTTCGAAGGCATGTTTCGGAGCAACTATagatttcttttttcaataaagacgactgca containing:
- the LOC120342898 gene encoding uncharacterized protein LOC120342898 isoform X1 → MSNTDENENEKLSSEENHTNQMAVPILPPSGDASELMLRILLEQINKFQEQTKKLIGDQNNKLEETNNQVKNQSGIIAEQNTKLEETNNQVKNQAGIMAEQNKKLEEFDEQVKSQAEIIAEQNEKFNDVNENLRNVQNELEGFKNFQSMYKNLAERPTFIWIWRIATK
- the LOC120342898 gene encoding uncharacterized protein LOC120342898 isoform X2, which gives rise to MSNTDENENEKLSSEENHTNQMAVPILPPSGDASELMLRILLEQINKFQEQTKKLIGDQNNKLEETNNQVKNQAGIMAEQNKKLEEFDEQVKSQAEIIAEQNEKFNDVNENLRNVQNELEGFKNFQSMYKNLAERPTFIWIWRIATK